The Setaria viridis chromosome 6, Setaria_viridis_v4.0, whole genome shotgun sequence genome contains a region encoding:
- the LOC117861585 gene encoding zinc finger BED domain-containing protein RICESLEEPER 2-like isoform X1: MEEQSDHPHHEHGMADQAFRPLTSLLLSAPAVAREHASSSSDNNLPSLPSLSPPDDGYIWKKCAQNIVPGCGYPTVYYKCTQEGCEVNKLVVCSADGHQVFETVLSGCHNHPRPRDAPAGFDGGEQLSSSSDSEEDNDIEAGVEEDVAGDSSAIERHVPAPADRITAQTGTRYSHRQRSKSKVWEEFTAVLRGGKIQSAECKHCKRLLSGTSTGRTTHLRQHLKICPARPATGRMQQQRSSPHPGSTVDWKSDQDRSLEFLTRAFVSNLFSPPLTSSATFRQFWAGICPTNNAVSQGAIEEKFLSIFQNEKTKLKEEIALAPGGVFLTVKKSYLDTKHFIILAVHFIDKEWNLNRKIIGCCFSGCDIDAVYYVSLSHCFQSSRNFTIGDWKAVEEEKAKEAVQNWSLEWKLLGIISPNPLGHLGDTAVSTLEKNLTEQNYLLAKCKLLHLPCIIDALHDFFGYELNEYVLTTSQSWCEYMTCSPLRKDKYKEILSRMQISRPSFGSQRWYLIFYALEAALQFNNELPNPQQIDYKSYPSKPSYAQLQAAENFCDLGRSIYHAIKVISRPGNATLNSHFHAIWNLKIALRRSSSKENIDQVLDIERMQLKFDQLWRKWYLWLSLAVVLDPRYKIRFLVICFKEAFGSHAKKYILEVRGKLYELFLQYSFHVDQQNCENFNQRNNDLQLDIHGSLPVTDTSQSYIEQAAHEELGEVITYLEGELIPQNVCFDVLKWWKENASIYPTLARLARDILAIPASTVSAESAFDENDERMSLFNQKLSPELVEALICTQDWIKSSETNDIVGGNRNMPA; encoded by the exons ATGGAGGAGCAGTCAGATCACCCTCATCATGAGCACGGTATGGCCGATCAAGCATTTCGCCCCTTGACTTCGCTCTTGCTGTCGGCACCAGCTGTGGCACGAGAACATGCTAGTTCTTCTTCAGACAACAACTTGCCTAGTCTGCCTAGCTTGTCTCCACCTGATGATGGCTACATCTGGAAGAAGTGCGCACAGAACATCGTTCCTGGTTGTGGATATCCAACGGTGTATTACAAATGCACCCAGGAAGGCTGTGAGGTCAATAAGCTTGTGGTATGCTCCGCGGATGGTCATCAGGTTTTCGAGACGGTTCTTAGTGGTTGCCACAACCACCCACGTCCAAGGGATGCCCCCGCTGGATTCGATGGAGGTGAGCAACTTTCCAGTTCAAGTGATAGCGAGGAAGACAATGATATCGAAGCAGGAGTTGAAGAAGATGTTGCTGGTGATTCCAGTGCGATAGAAAG GCATGTTCCAGCTCCAGCTGATAGGATCACTGCACAAACCGGGACTAGATATTCTCACAGACA AAGATCAAAGTCCAAGGTGTGGGAGGAGTTTACTGCTGTGTTAAGAGGTGGAAAAATTCAAAGTGCAGAATGTAAACATTGTAAAAGGCTCCTTAGTGGAACAAGCACAGGAAGGACAACCCATCTGCGCCAGCATCTTAAGATCTGTCCTGCACGACCGGCAACTGGTCGGATGCAGCAACAACGGTCATCTCCACATCCTGGCTCAACTGTTGATTGGAAGTCTGATCAAGACAGATCTCTTGAATTCCTTACCAGGGCTTTCGTCTCTAACCTTTTCTCCCCTCCATTGACAAGCAGTGCAACTTTTAGGCAATTTTGGGCTGGCATCTGTCCTACTAACAATGCAGTATCGCAAGGTGCTATTGAAGAGAAGTTCCTCAGTATTTTTCAGAATGAAAAGACTAAGCTTAAGGAGGAAATAGCACTTGCACCTGGTGGAGTTTTTCTGACAGTAAAAAAGAGCTATCTCGATACTAAGCACTTTATCATTTTGGCCGTGCACTTCATTGACAAAGAATGGAATTTGAATAGGAAAATCATTGGATGTTGCTTTTCGGGGTGTGACATTGATGCTGTGTATTATGTTAGCCTTTCCCACTGTTTTCAATCAAGCCGCAATTTCACTATTGGGGATTGGAAAGCAGTTGAAGAAGAAAAAGCGAAAGAAGCAGTACAAAATTGGAGTCTTGAGTGGAAGCTTCTAGGAATTATATCGCCCAATCCATTAGGTCATTTAGGTGATACAGCTGTATCGACTTTGGAGAAGAATCTTACAGAACAGAATTATCTGTTAGCAAAATGTAAGTTATTACATCTCCCTTGCATAATAGATGCTCTACATGACTTTTTTGGTTATGAACTCAACGAATATGTTCTAACAACAAGCCAGAGCTGGTGTGAGTACATGACATGCTCCCCACTGCGTAAGGATAAATACAAAGAAATCCTGTCACGCATGCAAATAAGCCGACCTTCTTTTGGTTCGCAGAGATGGTACTTGATTTTCTATGCATTGGAGGCTGCTTTGCAGTTTAACAATGAGCTGCCAAACCCTCAACAGATAGATTACAAATCTTATCCATCTAAGCCATCTTATGCACAACTACAAGCAGCAGAGAACTTTTGTGATCTTGGAAGGTCGATTTACCATGCAATAAAAGTGATTTCCAGACCTGGCAACGCGACATTGAATTCACACTTTCATGCAATTTGGAACTTGAAGATAGCTCTACGCCGTTCATCTAGCAAGGAAAACATTGACCAAGTTTTAGATATTGAGCGAATGCAGCTGAAGTTTGACCAGCTTTGGAGGAAATGGTACCTATGGCTGTCTTTAGCTGTTGTACTAGATCCCAGATATAAAATCAGGTTTCTTGTCATTTGCTTTAAGGAAGCCTTTGGTAGTCATGCCAAAAAGTATATTCTTGAAGTGCGTGGAAAGTTGTATGAGCTCTTTCTTCAGTACTCTTTTCATGTTGATCAGCAAAATTGTGAGAACTTTAATCAGAGAAACAATGATTTACAGTTAGATATACATGGTAGCTTACCAGTAACTGACACAAGTCAAAGTTACATTGAGCAAGCAGCACATGAGGAATTGGGAGAAGTCATTACATACCTTGAAGGAGAGCTTATTCCCCAAAATGTCTGTTTCGATGTTTTGAAATGGTGGAAGGAAAATGCTTCCATCTACCCAACTCTTGCCAGGCTGGCACGTGACATCTTAGCAATCCCTGCATCTACAGTCTCTGCTGAATCTGCATTTGATGAAAATGATGAACGGATGAGTCTTTTCAATCAAAAACTTAGTCCTGAATTAGTTGAGGCCCTCATCTGCACTCAGGATTGGATCAAATCTTCAG AAACAAATGACATAGTTGGTGGAAACAGAAACATGCCTGCTTGA
- the LOC117861585 gene encoding zinc finger BED domain-containing protein RICESLEEPER 2-like isoform X2, whose product MEEQSDHPHHEHGMADQAFRPLTSLLLSAPAVAREHASSSSDNNLPSLPSLSPPDDGYIWKKCAQNIVPGCGYPTVYYKCTQEGCEVNKLVVCSADGHQVFETVLSGCHNHPRPRDAPAGFDGGEQLSSSSDSEEDNDIEAGVEEDVAGDSSAIERHVPAPADRITAQTGTRYSHRQSKSKVWEEFTAVLRGGKIQSAECKHCKRLLSGTSTGRTTHLRQHLKICPARPATGRMQQQRSSPHPGSTVDWKSDQDRSLEFLTRAFVSNLFSPPLTSSATFRQFWAGICPTNNAVSQGAIEEKFLSIFQNEKTKLKEEIALAPGGVFLTVKKSYLDTKHFIILAVHFIDKEWNLNRKIIGCCFSGCDIDAVYYVSLSHCFQSSRNFTIGDWKAVEEEKAKEAVQNWSLEWKLLGIISPNPLGHLGDTAVSTLEKNLTEQNYLLAKCKLLHLPCIIDALHDFFGYELNEYVLTTSQSWCEYMTCSPLRKDKYKEILSRMQISRPSFGSQRWYLIFYALEAALQFNNELPNPQQIDYKSYPSKPSYAQLQAAENFCDLGRSIYHAIKVISRPGNATLNSHFHAIWNLKIALRRSSSKENIDQVLDIERMQLKFDQLWRKWYLWLSLAVVLDPRYKIRFLVICFKEAFGSHAKKYILEVRGKLYELFLQYSFHVDQQNCENFNQRNNDLQLDIHGSLPVTDTSQSYIEQAAHEELGEVITYLEGELIPQNVCFDVLKWWKENASIYPTLARLARDILAIPASTVSAESAFDENDERMSLFNQKLSPELVEALICTQDWIKSSETNDIVGGNRNMPA is encoded by the exons ATGGAGGAGCAGTCAGATCACCCTCATCATGAGCACGGTATGGCCGATCAAGCATTTCGCCCCTTGACTTCGCTCTTGCTGTCGGCACCAGCTGTGGCACGAGAACATGCTAGTTCTTCTTCAGACAACAACTTGCCTAGTCTGCCTAGCTTGTCTCCACCTGATGATGGCTACATCTGGAAGAAGTGCGCACAGAACATCGTTCCTGGTTGTGGATATCCAACGGTGTATTACAAATGCACCCAGGAAGGCTGTGAGGTCAATAAGCTTGTGGTATGCTCCGCGGATGGTCATCAGGTTTTCGAGACGGTTCTTAGTGGTTGCCACAACCACCCACGTCCAAGGGATGCCCCCGCTGGATTCGATGGAGGTGAGCAACTTTCCAGTTCAAGTGATAGCGAGGAAGACAATGATATCGAAGCAGGAGTTGAAGAAGATGTTGCTGGTGATTCCAGTGCGATAGAAAG GCATGTTCCAGCTCCAGCTGATAGGATCACTGCACAAACCGGGACTAGATATTCTCACAGACA ATCAAAGTCCAAGGTGTGGGAGGAGTTTACTGCTGTGTTAAGAGGTGGAAAAATTCAAAGTGCAGAATGTAAACATTGTAAAAGGCTCCTTAGTGGAACAAGCACAGGAAGGACAACCCATCTGCGCCAGCATCTTAAGATCTGTCCTGCACGACCGGCAACTGGTCGGATGCAGCAACAACGGTCATCTCCACATCCTGGCTCAACTGTTGATTGGAAGTCTGATCAAGACAGATCTCTTGAATTCCTTACCAGGGCTTTCGTCTCTAACCTTTTCTCCCCTCCATTGACAAGCAGTGCAACTTTTAGGCAATTTTGGGCTGGCATCTGTCCTACTAACAATGCAGTATCGCAAGGTGCTATTGAAGAGAAGTTCCTCAGTATTTTTCAGAATGAAAAGACTAAGCTTAAGGAGGAAATAGCACTTGCACCTGGTGGAGTTTTTCTGACAGTAAAAAAGAGCTATCTCGATACTAAGCACTTTATCATTTTGGCCGTGCACTTCATTGACAAAGAATGGAATTTGAATAGGAAAATCATTGGATGTTGCTTTTCGGGGTGTGACATTGATGCTGTGTATTATGTTAGCCTTTCCCACTGTTTTCAATCAAGCCGCAATTTCACTATTGGGGATTGGAAAGCAGTTGAAGAAGAAAAAGCGAAAGAAGCAGTACAAAATTGGAGTCTTGAGTGGAAGCTTCTAGGAATTATATCGCCCAATCCATTAGGTCATTTAGGTGATACAGCTGTATCGACTTTGGAGAAGAATCTTACAGAACAGAATTATCTGTTAGCAAAATGTAAGTTATTACATCTCCCTTGCATAATAGATGCTCTACATGACTTTTTTGGTTATGAACTCAACGAATATGTTCTAACAACAAGCCAGAGCTGGTGTGAGTACATGACATGCTCCCCACTGCGTAAGGATAAATACAAAGAAATCCTGTCACGCATGCAAATAAGCCGACCTTCTTTTGGTTCGCAGAGATGGTACTTGATTTTCTATGCATTGGAGGCTGCTTTGCAGTTTAACAATGAGCTGCCAAACCCTCAACAGATAGATTACAAATCTTATCCATCTAAGCCATCTTATGCACAACTACAAGCAGCAGAGAACTTTTGTGATCTTGGAAGGTCGATTTACCATGCAATAAAAGTGATTTCCAGACCTGGCAACGCGACATTGAATTCACACTTTCATGCAATTTGGAACTTGAAGATAGCTCTACGCCGTTCATCTAGCAAGGAAAACATTGACCAAGTTTTAGATATTGAGCGAATGCAGCTGAAGTTTGACCAGCTTTGGAGGAAATGGTACCTATGGCTGTCTTTAGCTGTTGTACTAGATCCCAGATATAAAATCAGGTTTCTTGTCATTTGCTTTAAGGAAGCCTTTGGTAGTCATGCCAAAAAGTATATTCTTGAAGTGCGTGGAAAGTTGTATGAGCTCTTTCTTCAGTACTCTTTTCATGTTGATCAGCAAAATTGTGAGAACTTTAATCAGAGAAACAATGATTTACAGTTAGATATACATGGTAGCTTACCAGTAACTGACACAAGTCAAAGTTACATTGAGCAAGCAGCACATGAGGAATTGGGAGAAGTCATTACATACCTTGAAGGAGAGCTTATTCCCCAAAATGTCTGTTTCGATGTTTTGAAATGGTGGAAGGAAAATGCTTCCATCTACCCAACTCTTGCCAGGCTGGCACGTGACATCTTAGCAATCCCTGCATCTACAGTCTCTGCTGAATCTGCATTTGATGAAAATGATGAACGGATGAGTCTTTTCAATCAAAAACTTAGTCCTGAATTAGTTGAGGCCCTCATCTGCACTCAGGATTGGATCAAATCTTCAG AAACAAATGACATAGTTGGTGGAAACAGAAACATGCCTGCTTGA